A window of Kiritimatiellia bacterium contains these coding sequences:
- the pta gene encoding phosphate acetyltransferase has translation MSLLDTLVPKARAAGRTLVLPEGHDPRVMEAAAGIAKQGIAARVIVLASPAERAKTRDRISFEGLPVQVLDYLNAPERDRLMLKLLELRRAKGMTPEQARETIRDRLYFGNLMVREGLADGLVAGSIASTPDMVRTAFQCVGTAPGIKFGSSCFVMELARPAPGGQGVLLYADSGVNPNPNAEQLVDIAVATIRTYQALVGGQARVAMLSFSTRGSAKHDLVDKMVRATELTKKRVAELGLDALVDGELQADAAIVPAVAASKCADSPLKGAANILIFPDLQAGNIGYKLTERLAGAAAYGPIMQGLAKPVNDLSRGCSADDIVGVAAITVCQSLG, from the coding sequence ATGAGCCTGCTCGATACCCTGGTCCCCAAGGCCCGCGCCGCCGGCCGCACGCTGGTGCTCCCCGAGGGCCACGACCCGCGCGTCATGGAGGCCGCCGCCGGGATCGCGAAGCAGGGCATCGCCGCCCGCGTCATCGTCCTGGCCTCCCCCGCCGAGCGCGCGAAGACCCGCGACAGGATCTCGTTCGAGGGGCTCCCGGTCCAGGTGCTCGACTACCTCAACGCCCCCGAGCGCGACCGCCTGATGCTCAAGCTCCTCGAACTGCGCCGCGCCAAGGGCATGACCCCCGAGCAGGCGCGCGAGACGATCCGGGACCGCCTCTACTTCGGCAACCTGATGGTCCGCGAGGGCCTGGCCGACGGCCTCGTCGCCGGTTCCATCGCCTCCACCCCGGACATGGTCCGCACGGCCTTCCAGTGCGTCGGCACCGCCCCCGGCATCAAGTTCGGCAGCAGCTGCTTCGTCATGGAACTCGCCAGGCCCGCGCCCGGCGGCCAGGGCGTCCTGCTCTACGCCGACTCCGGCGTCAATCCCAACCCGAACGCCGAGCAACTCGTGGACATCGCCGTCGCCACCATCCGCACCTACCAGGCCCTCGTCGGTGGCCAGGCCCGCGTCGCCATGCTTTCGTTCTCCACCCGCGGCAGCGCGAAGCACGACCTGGTGGACAAGATGGTCCGCGCCACGGAGCTGACGAAGAAGCGCGTCGCCGAGCTCGGGCTCGACGCCCTCGTGGACGGCGAGCTCCAGGCGGACGCCGCCATCGTCCCCGCCGTCGCCGCCTCGAAGTGCGCGGACAGCCCGCTCAAGGGCGCCGCCAACATCCTGATCTTCCCCGACCTCCAGGCCGGCAATATCGGCTACAAGCTCACCGAGCGCCTCGCCGGCGCCGCCGCCTACGGCCCCATCATGCAGGGCCTGGCCAAGCCCGTGAACGACCTCTCCCGCGGATGCAGCGCGGACGACATCGTCGGCGTCGCCGCCATCACCGTCTGCCAGTCGCTGGGCTGA